CTGAGCAAGCCCATGCCCGGTGTGGACTACTTCCCGCAACAGGCTGAAGCCTATTCAAGCCAGTACAACTAAGCTTTTCATTCACCTTGAAAATCCACGTGATCGCCCTGTCTCACAAAATTGAGCCTTGGGCGCAACTTGCTGTGGATCAGTTCCAGAAACGTTTTCCGAACGACTGGAAGCTGTCCATCAAAGAACTGAAGCCGGAAGACCGGTCTGCGGGCAAGCCCGTGGACCAGATACTCGCCAAGGAAGCCGAGCGCATTCGCGCGGCCATACCTGCCGGTGCGCGTGTGGTTGCTCTGGATGAACGCGGCGAACGCCACACCAGCAAAGCCCTGGCTGAACAACTTCAAAAATGGCACAACAGCAGTGAAACACTGTGTCTGTTGATTGGCAGCGCAGACGGCCTGGATGACACACTGAAACAGCAATGCCAGGGCATGTGGCGCCTTTCTGATCTGACCCTGCCCCATGCGCTCGCCCGCGTGTTGCTGGTGGAAGCGTTGTATCGCGCGTTTTCCATTACCATCGGGCATCCGTATCACCGAGAGTGAACAAAAACCGATGAATACGCCAATCAGCCCCCAACAATGTGGCCTTCCGCATGCGGTATGGCTGGCCTCACGCAGCCCGCGTCGGCTTGAATTGCTGCAAACACTTGGGCTGAATGTCACCGTTTTTCTGGCCCAGAACAGCCCGGAAGCAGAAGCGCTTGAAGCCCCTTTTGAGCAGGAAGACCCGTTGGTCTACGTTCAACGGGTGACCCAGTTGAAGCTGAATGCCGCATTGAATGCCATGCGTGAAAAAAGCACTGAGCAAGGCTTGAGCGGCCTGGTACTGGCTGCCGACACCACGGTGGCGCTGAACGGCAACATTCTGGGCAAACCACAAAACGCCGCAGAGGCCTTCCAGATGCTGCACAGTCTTTCCGGCACCACCCACCAGGTTCACACCGCAGTGGCGGGCGCCTGGCTGGACGAAAAAGGCACGACACAAGCCATCCGCTCTATCGTACAAACATCCCAAGTGGAGTTTGCAACCCTGCCAGAAACCTTCATCCAGGCCTACATTGCCAGTGGCGAACCCTTCGACAAAGCGGGAGCCTACGGCATTCAGGGGATAGCTGGTCAGTACGTTCGTCACATTTCGGGCAGTCATTCTGGCATCATGGGCTTACCACTGTTTGAAACCAGCGAATTGATGCGCCTCATCCAAACAGCGGCCCAAAGTAGTCACTGAGCTGCAACAAAAATCGATTCATACCCAAGAAGCAAAAAATGATCAACGAACAAATACTGGTGAACGTGACACCGCAGGAAACGCGCGTGGCCATCGTTCAACACGGGGCTGTGCAGGAACTTCACATAGAGCGCACGTCCACCCGCGGCATCGTGGGCAATGTGTACCTGGGCAAAGTGGTGCGGGTGTTGCCAGGCATGCAATCGGCCTTTGTCGACATCGGCCTGGAACGTGCTGCCTTTCTGCATGTGGCCGACCTGTGGGAACACCGCACCTACAACCACCACCAGTCCAAGCAAAACGGCAACCCACCGCCTGCCATTGAAAAAATGGTATTCGAAGGCCAAACCATCATTGTGCAGGTCAGCAAAGACCCGCTGGGCACCAAGGGCGCTCGCTTGACCACACAGATCAGCCTGGCTGGCCGCATGCTGGTGCACCTGCCCCAAGACCCGCACATTGGCGTGTCCCAACGCATTGAAAACGAAGGCGAACGCGAAGAACTGCGCGCAAAACTGACCCGCTTGCTGCCCGAAAACACTGGCGGCTTCATCATTCGGACCCATGCGGAAGAAGCCACCGACGAAGAATTGACCGCCGATGTGAATTACCTGCGAACCCGCTGGCGCGAAATGCTGGAGTTGACCCGCATGAAACCGGCACCCAGTCTGATTTATGAAGACCTGACCATGGCCCAGCGTGTGGTTCGTGATTTGGTCAGCACCGACACGCAGGCCATTCTGATCGATTCGAAAGAAACCCTGAAAAGCCTGCAAACCTTCGCGCAAACGTATGCGCACGAAGTGACAGATCGCCTTCAATTACACCAAGGTGAACGACCGCTGTTCGAGCTTTACAACATCGAAGACGAATTGCAAAAAGCCTTGGGGCGCCGGGTAGAATTGAAATCTGGTGGGTACCTGATCATTGACCAGACCGAGGCATTGACCACGGTGGATGTGAACACAGGCGGCTTCATCGGCGCCCGCAATTTTGAAGAAACGGTGTTCAAAACCAATTTGGAAGCCGCTCAAAGCATCGCCCGCCAACTGCGTTTGCGCAACCTGGGCGGCATTATCGTGATCGACTTCATCGACATGAACACGGAAGACCACAAGAAAGCGGTGCTTTCGGAACTGCAAAAAGCACTGGACCGTGACCGCGCCCGCACCAGTGTCACTGAATTCTCAACGCTGGGCCTGGTTGAAATGACCCGAAAACGCACCCGCGAAAGCCTGGCGCACCTGCTGTGCGAGCCCTGCCCCAGTTGCCAGGGCAAAGGCCAGGTTAAAACCGCGCAAACCGTGGCGTATGAAATCATGCGGGAAATTGTGCGCGAAAGCCGCCAGTTCAACCCCAAGGAATTTCGTATTCTCGCCAGCCCGGCGGTAATCGACCTGTTTCTGGAAGAAGAAGCACAACACTTGGGCATGCTGGAAGAATTCGTCGGCAAGCCAATTACCTTGCAAGTGGACAACCTGTTTGTGCAGGAACATTACGACATTATTTTGACCTGAACGAATTTTAAAAATAGCTGCGATGAACCTGAGTGAAGCCAGTCAGCAACGCCTTGAACTTCTGTCTCAGGACAGCCTGAAACGGACTCTGCTGCCCTGCCCACTTGATCAGCGAATCTCTGACTTTTCCAGCAACGATTATCTGTGCCTGAGCCAGCGCCCCGAAATCATCGAGGCTGGACATGCCTGTGCACGGCAGTACGGGGCGGGTGCTACAGGTTCGCGATTGCTGTCAGGCAACCTGGACTGCTTTGAACAACTTGAATCGCAAGTGGCCCAATTCAAGAACGCCGAATCAGCGCTGGTGTTTTCCAGCGGCTACCAAGCCAATGCCAGCGGGCTTGCCGCCTTGCTGGATAAAAGCCTTTGGGGTGGCACGGTTGGTGGCACGGTTGGTGGTACAGCCCCCCTGGTTTTCACCGACCGGTTGAACCACGCCAGCCTGCACCACGCCTGCCAACTGGCAGGAATCAGGCAAATCCGTTTTCGCCACAATGACATGGCGCACCTGGCCGAATTGTTGGCAAAACATGCGGAATCGACCCAGCCCAAAATCATCGTGACCGAAACGGTGTTTGGCATGGAAGGTGATCTGCTTCCCGTTGAACAACTGGCGGAAATTGCGCTTGTACACAAGGCAGTGGTGTATCTG
The nucleotide sequence above comes from Limnobacter thiooxidans. Encoded proteins:
- the rlmH gene encoding 23S rRNA (pseudouridine(1915)-N(3))-methyltransferase RlmH — protein: MKIHVIALSHKIEPWAQLAVDQFQKRFPNDWKLSIKELKPEDRSAGKPVDQILAKEAERIRAAIPAGARVVALDERGERHTSKALAEQLQKWHNSSETLCLLIGSADGLDDTLKQQCQGMWRLSDLTLPHALARVLLVEALYRAFSITIGHPYHRE
- a CDS encoding Maf family protein, translating into MNTPISPQQCGLPHAVWLASRSPRRLELLQTLGLNVTVFLAQNSPEAEALEAPFEQEDPLVYVQRVTQLKLNAALNAMREKSTEQGLSGLVLAADTTVALNGNILGKPQNAAEAFQMLHSLSGTTHQVHTAVAGAWLDEKGTTQAIRSIVQTSQVEFATLPETFIQAYIASGEPFDKAGAYGIQGIAGQYVRHISGSHSGIMGLPLFETSELMRLIQTAAQSSH
- the rng gene encoding ribonuclease G → MNEQILVNVTPQETRVAIVQHGAVQELHIERTSTRGIVGNVYLGKVVRVLPGMQSAFVDIGLERAAFLHVADLWEHRTYNHHQSKQNGNPPPAIEKMVFEGQTIIVQVSKDPLGTKGARLTTQISLAGRMLVHLPQDPHIGVSQRIENEGEREELRAKLTRLLPENTGGFIIRTHAEEATDEELTADVNYLRTRWREMLELTRMKPAPSLIYEDLTMAQRVVRDLVSTDTQAILIDSKETLKSLQTFAQTYAHEVTDRLQLHQGERPLFELYNIEDELQKALGRRVELKSGGYLIIDQTEALTTVDVNTGGFIGARNFEETVFKTNLEAAQSIARQLRLRNLGGIIVIDFIDMNTEDHKKAVLSELQKALDRDRARTSVTEFSTLGLVEMTRKRTRESLAHLLCEPCPSCQGKGQVKTAQTVAYEIMREIVRESRQFNPKEFRILASPAVIDLFLEEEAQHLGMLEEFVGKPITLQVDNLFVQEHYDIILT
- a CDS encoding aminotransferase class I/II-fold pyridoxal phosphate-dependent enzyme codes for the protein MNLSEASQQRLELLSQDSLKRTLLPCPLDQRISDFSSNDYLCLSQRPEIIEAGHACARQYGAGATGSRLLSGNLDCFEQLESQVAQFKNAESALVFSSGYQANASGLAALLDKSLWGGTVGGTVGGTAPLVFTDRLNHASLHHACQLAGIRQIRFRHNDMAHLAELLAKHAESTQPKIIVTETVFGMEGDLLPVEQLAEIALVHKAVVYLDEAHATGVWGPNGRGLGAVKHPDIDALKAMGHWIVMGTFSKAVGVSGAYIACSEIFKQYLVNRCTGFVYSTAPSPFVIGAVARALEIIPQMETERTALHLAAEQLRGQVHALGFDTGLSNTHIVPLVVGSAEACLELKSHLQQAGIRTSAVRPPTVPPNAARVRLALNTGHSDELYSQLLECLQQWKRRA